A genome region from Chryseobacterium sp. G0186 includes the following:
- a CDS encoding LysR family transcriptional regulator, with product MFDYRLKVFHTVASRLSFTKASEELHISQPAVTKHIKEIEVQLSTKLFDRKGTSIQLTQSGKILYEYAEKIRNIYRDLEFEINQINQQHKGKLIIGASTTVAQYILPEILAKFNSYYKDIKIELLTGNTEVITSLLKEEKIDLGIIEGESQSSYFDYKTFKPDEIVLAAKSDHLLAHKTLTIKDLYDLNLIFREQGSGTLEFIQNRLKEKGVNINELNTVIQLGSSESIKNYLLHSDCMAFLSISTILTELKNNILTVIDIKSFSIERDFHFILPKGEQSELIQLFLKFAE from the coding sequence ATGTTTGATTACAGATTAAAAGTTTTCCATACAGTGGCTTCCAGACTAAGTTTTACAAAAGCGTCTGAAGAGCTGCACATTTCCCAACCGGCAGTTACAAAGCATATTAAAGAGATCGAGGTACAATTGTCTACAAAATTGTTTGACAGAAAGGGGACTTCTATACAACTGACGCAAAGTGGAAAGATTCTGTACGAATATGCTGAAAAAATCAGGAATATCTACCGTGATCTGGAATTTGAAATCAATCAGATCAACCAACAGCATAAAGGAAAACTTATCATTGGAGCCAGCACCACTGTTGCCCAATACATTCTGCCTGAAATTCTGGCTAAGTTCAATAGCTACTATAAAGATATTAAAATAGAACTTCTGACAGGAAATACGGAAGTAATTACCAGTCTGCTAAAGGAGGAAAAGATTGACCTTGGTATCATTGAAGGAGAATCACAGTCTTCCTATTTTGATTATAAAACATTTAAACCTGATGAAATTGTACTGGCTGCAAAATCAGATCATCTTTTAGCTCATAAAACACTAACTATAAAGGATCTATACGACCTTAATCTTATTTTCCGTGAACAAGGCTCCGGAACGTTAGAGTTTATCCAAAATCGCTTAAAGGAAAAAGGGGTAAACATCAATGAGTTGAATACCGTTATTCAACTGGGAAGCAGTGAAAGCATCAAAAACTATCTTCTTCACTCAGATTGTATGGCTTTTCTCTCTATCAGTACCATTTTAACCGAATTGAAAAACAATATTCTTACGGTTATTGATATCAAAAGTTTCAGTATTGAAAGAGATTTTCATTTTATTCTTCCAAAAGGAGAACAGTCTGAACTGATACAGCTCTTTTTAAAGTTTGCGGAATAG
- a CDS encoding voltage-gated chloride channel family protein, with product MSKNQRTPGKKIVFYIQLFFRKFPALPYILKWLSISMIIGVLVGTASAGFLQSLEWATSFRENHLWLIALLPVAGFLIGLLYYYFGKDVEAGNNLLIDNIHDPKGIIPFKMAPFVYLGTIATHLFGGSAGREGTALQMAGSIADQLTKPFKLDQNERKTLIIAAIAAGFGSVFGTPLAGAVFGLEVFLIGKIRYNSIFPAFAAAILADYTTNLWNVKHTHYHIDLIPKLEFLPILYSILAGIAFGICAAVFSKAIHGMGALFKSKIKYPPLRPVVGGIVVALAVLIMGTTRYIGLGVPIILESFEKQLPLYDFALKMIFTIVTLSAGFKGGEVTPLFFIGATLGSALSLFIPLPFGLLAGMGFVAVFAGATNTPLACMLMGIELFGAECGVYVAIACVVSYLLSGHNSIYTKQKIGEAKNRRYESQQDQSISDFL from the coding sequence ATGTCAAAAAATCAACGAACACCCGGAAAGAAAATAGTTTTTTATATTCAGCTTTTCTTCAGAAAATTTCCAGCACTCCCCTATATTTTAAAGTGGCTGTCAATCAGTATGATCATTGGAGTATTGGTAGGAACAGCTTCTGCCGGATTTTTACAATCACTGGAATGGGCCACCAGTTTCAGGGAAAATCATTTATGGCTGATTGCTCTTCTTCCTGTTGCAGGTTTTCTGATTGGACTTTTATATTATTATTTTGGAAAAGATGTTGAGGCAGGAAACAATCTCCTGATTGATAATATTCATGATCCGAAAGGAATTATTCCATTCAAAATGGCTCCTTTTGTTTATCTGGGAACCATTGCCACTCATCTTTTTGGAGGTTCTGCGGGACGTGAAGGAACTGCTCTTCAGATGGCTGGTTCTATTGCCGACCAGCTCACAAAACCTTTTAAACTTGATCAAAACGAAAGAAAAACATTGATCATTGCTGCCATTGCTGCCGGATTTGGTTCTGTTTTCGGAACTCCTTTAGCCGGGGCCGTTTTCGGACTTGAAGTTTTTCTGATAGGGAAAATACGATATAATTCCATATTTCCTGCTTTTGCAGCAGCAATCCTAGCCGATTACACAACCAATCTGTGGAATGTAAAGCACACCCATTATCATATTGACCTTATTCCCAAGCTTGAGTTTCTTCCGATTCTCTACAGCATCCTGGCAGGTATTGCCTTTGGAATCTGTGCTGCTGTTTTCAGTAAAGCTATTCATGGGATGGGGGCACTTTTTAAATCAAAAATTAAATACCCGCCTCTTCGCCCTGTCGTTGGAGGAATAGTTGTTGCCTTGGCCGTTTTGATCATGGGTACCACAAGATATATTGGTTTAGGCGTCCCGATCATCCTTGAATCTTTTGAAAAGCAACTTCCTTTATATGATTTTGCCTTAAAAATGATTTTTACGATTGTTACCCTTTCCGCAGGTTTCAAAGGAGGTGAAGTAACTCCATTATTCTTTATCGGTGCAACATTGGGCAGTGCATTGTCTTTATTTATTCCATTACCGTTTGGTTTATTGGCAGGAATGGGATTTGTAGCTGTATTTGCCGGTGCCACAAATACTCCGCTCGCCTGTATGCTGATGGGAATTGAACTATTTGGTGCAGAATGCGGGGTCTATGTAGCTATTGCATGTGTTGTTTCTTATCTCCTTTCAGGGCACAACAGCATTTATACAAAGCAGAAAATTGGAGAAGCCAAGAACAGGAGATATGAAAGTCAGCAGGATCAATCGATTTCGGATTTTTTGTAA
- a CDS encoding acyl-CoA thioesterase, translating to MQNKPITFQFISEPSDVNYGGNVHGGSVMKWIDQAGYACATTWSGNYSVTVYVGGIRFYEPIKIGEIVKVEAQVIYTGSSSMHISINVFSRNLKQPTFDKKTHCIIVFVAVDENGKKLPVPKWIPETEEDKQKEQYAKRLMELRTQIEDEMKPFL from the coding sequence ATGCAGAACAAACCTATTACTTTTCAGTTTATTTCAGAGCCTTCAGATGTTAACTACGGTGGAAATGTACATGGCGGAAGTGTGATGAAATGGATTGATCAGGCAGGATATGCGTGTGCCACCACCTGGAGCGGAAATTATTCTGTAACCGTGTATGTAGGAGGAATCCGCTTTTATGAACCCATTAAAATTGGTGAAATTGTAAAAGTGGAAGCTCAGGTAATTTATACCGGTTCTTCGAGTATGCATATCTCAATCAATGTATTTTCAAGGAATTTAAAACAACCTACTTTTGACAAGAAAACGCATTGCATCATTGTATTTGTAGCGGTTGATGAAAACGGAAAAAAACTTCCCGTTCCCAAATGGATTCCTGAAACTGAAGAAGATAAACAGAAAGAACAATATGCCAAACGACTGATGGAGCTGAGAACGCAGATTGAGGATGAAATGAAACCCTTTTTATAA
- a CDS encoding arsenate reductase family protein produces MKKVFYLNTCDTCRKILAQFDLTDWELREIKKQPITKEELAEMHQLTKSYDALFSRKSTQIKLRGLDVKSLTEKDFKELLLDHYTFLKRPVFLTDKEIFVGNDKKNIEALREFFGISE; encoded by the coding sequence ATGAAGAAAGTATTTTATCTTAATACATGCGATACCTGCAGAAAAATATTAGCACAATTTGACCTTACAGACTGGGAGCTTAGAGAGATCAAAAAACAACCCATCACCAAAGAAGAATTAGCTGAAATGCATCAACTGACCAAATCATATGATGCCTTATTCAGCAGAAAATCTACCCAGATCAAATTAAGAGGCTTAGATGTAAAGTCTTTGACAGAAAAAGATTTTAAAGAATTGTTATTAGATCATTATACATTCTTAAAACGTCCTGTTTTCCTTACAGATAAAGAGATTTTTGTTGGAAATGATAAAAAGAATATTGAAGCATTAAGAGAGTTTTTTGGTATCAGTGAATGA
- the gcvT gene encoding glycine cleavage system aminomethyltransferase GcvT, producing the protein MKKTALYDKHVSLGAKIVPFAGFEMPVQYSGVTEEHFAVREKAGLFDVSHMGQFFIEGPGSKDLLQFVTTNNVDALENGKAQYSCLPNENGGIVDDLIVYKMEDDKYFVVVNASNIDKDWNHISKYNTFGAKMTNASDDMSLLAIQGPKATEILQKLTEVNLSEIPYYNFTVGSVAGVNDVIISNTGYTGSGGFEIYFNNESAEKLWDEIMKAGEAEGIIPCGLASRDTLRLEKGFCLYGNDIDDTTSPIEAGLGWITKFDKDFVSKDTFAKQKEEGVSRKLVAFELTDKGVPRHDYPVVDAEGKVIGKVTSGTQSPMKKVGLGLAYVDKPHFKLGSEIFIQVRNKNIPAKVVKAPFV; encoded by the coding sequence ATGAAGAAAACAGCCTTGTACGACAAACATGTTTCCTTGGGAGCTAAGATCGTACCTTTTGCAGGTTTTGAAATGCCTGTACAATATTCAGGAGTAACGGAGGAGCATTTTGCAGTAAGAGAAAAAGCAGGATTATTTGATGTTTCCCACATGGGACAATTTTTCATCGAAGGTCCGGGTTCAAAAGATCTTTTACAGTTTGTAACAACCAATAATGTAGATGCTCTTGAAAACGGAAAAGCTCAATATTCATGTCTTCCGAACGAAAACGGAGGGATTGTGGATGACCTTATCGTTTACAAAATGGAGGATGACAAATATTTTGTAGTGGTAAACGCTTCCAATATTGACAAGGACTGGAACCATATCTCAAAATACAACACATTTGGAGCAAAAATGACCAATGCTTCTGATGATATGTCATTATTGGCAATTCAAGGTCCTAAAGCTACTGAAATTCTTCAAAAGCTTACTGAGGTAAATCTTTCTGAAATCCCTTACTATAATTTTACGGTAGGAAGTGTAGCCGGAGTAAACGATGTAATTATCTCCAATACCGGATACACAGGAAGCGGTGGTTTTGAAATCTATTTCAATAACGAAAGTGCTGAAAAACTTTGGGACGAAATCATGAAAGCTGGCGAAGCTGAAGGTATCATTCCTTGTGGATTGGCTTCCAGAGATACTTTAAGACTTGAAAAAGGATTCTGTCTTTACGGAAATGACATTGACGATACAACGTCTCCAATTGAAGCTGGTTTAGGGTGGATCACAAAGTTTGATAAAGATTTTGTTTCTAAGGATACCTTTGCAAAGCAGAAAGAAGAGGGAGTAAGCAGAAAATTAGTTGCTTTTGAACTTACTGACAAAGGAGTTCCAAGACACGACTACCCTGTTGTAGATGCTGAAGGAAAGGTAATCGGAAAGGTAACTTCCGGAACACAGTCGCCAATGAAAAAGGTTGGTTTAGGTCTAGCTTATGTAGATAAACCTCACTTCAAGTTAGGTTCTGAAATCTTTATTCAGGTAAGAAACAAGAACATTCCTGCAAAAGTGGTGAAAGCTCCTTTTGTATAA
- the idi gene encoding isopentenyl-diphosphate Delta-isomerase — MEEFVVLVNPEDEVLGLMEKQQAHINGLLHRAFSVFLFNSKGEMLLQKRASVKYHSPNQWTNAVCSHPRNGESYLAGAQRRLKEELGIETELSEKFSFIYKADVGGGLWEHELDHVFIGNHESDFNLNKEEVEEVRFISPEDLDQEISKNPENFTEWFKIILEEYKHHF; from the coding sequence ATGGAAGAATTTGTAGTTTTAGTAAATCCTGAGGATGAAGTTTTGGGTTTGATGGAAAAACAGCAGGCTCACATCAATGGCCTGTTACATCGTGCTTTTTCTGTATTTCTATTCAACAGCAAGGGGGAAATGCTTCTTCAAAAAAGAGCTTCGGTAAAATATCATTCTCCCAACCAATGGACCAATGCTGTATGTTCACATCCCAGAAATGGCGAGAGCTATCTGGCAGGCGCCCAACGCAGGCTGAAAGAAGAACTGGGCATTGAAACAGAACTTTCAGAAAAATTCAGCTTTATCTACAAGGCAGATGTAGGCGGAGGCCTTTGGGAACATGAACTGGACCATGTTTTTATAGGAAATCATGAATCTGATTTTAATTTAAATAAGGAAGAAGTGGAGGAAGTAAGATTCATCTCTCCTGAAGATTTGGATCAGGAGATTTCTAAAAATCCTGAGAATTTCACAGAATGGTTCAAGATCATTCTTGAAGAATATAAACACCATTTTTAA
- a CDS encoding phosphoheptose isomerase, with protein MELEYIEHLSPILKDGVKNYLIDIDGTITDDVPNEEPERMVTCEPYPDALETVNKWYDEGHQICFFTSRTENLKQITIDWLDKHGFKYHSVLCGKPRGGNYHWIDNHLVRATRYKGRFTDLVEKQVTIEVFKEDGE; from the coding sequence ATGGAATTAGAATACATAGAACATCTTAGTCCTATTCTAAAGGATGGAGTTAAAAACTACTTAATTGATATAGATGGAACCATTACAGATGATGTTCCCAACGAAGAGCCCGAAAGAATGGTTACCTGTGAACCCTATCCCGATGCTCTGGAAACAGTTAATAAATGGTATGATGAAGGGCATCAAATCTGCTTCTTTACATCAAGAACCGAAAATCTGAAACAAATTACTATAGATTGGCTGGATAAACATGGTTTCAAATACCATAGTGTACTCTGCGGTAAACCGAGAGGTGGAAACTATCACTGGATAGATAACCATTTGGTAAGAGCTACAAGATACAAAGGTAGGTTTACAGACTTGGTAGAAAAGCAAGTGACTATTGAAGTGTTCAAAGAAGACGGAGAATAA
- a CDS encoding D-2-hydroxyacid dehydrogenase, whose translation MKVLANDGLDQSGIDALTEKGFEVITAKVPQEFLVEYINEHKICTLLVRSATQVRKDIIDGCPSIEIIGRGGVGMDNIDVDYAREKGIHVINTPAASSESVAELVFAHLFSGARFLQDSNRKMPLVGDTEFAGLKKAYTAGIELRGKTIGIIGMGRIGQEVARIALGLGMRVVAADNNVGRASIKVKFYNNQFINVDIETESLQDVLKHSDFITLHVPAQKDGYMIGKNEFEIMKDGVAIVNCSRGGVIDETALIDALDSGKVKFAGLDVFINEPTPSKAILNHSKISLTPHTGASTLEAQDRIGLSLADQISSILQMQ comes from the coding sequence ATGAAAGTTTTAGCAAATGACGGCCTGGATCAATCTGGAATTGATGCATTAACAGAGAAAGGATTTGAGGTCATTACAGCAAAAGTTCCACAGGAATTTTTGGTGGAGTATATTAACGAGCACAAGATCTGTACTTTATTGGTAAGGAGTGCTACACAGGTAAGAAAGGATATTATTGACGGTTGCCCATCGATTGAAATCATCGGAAGAGGAGGTGTAGGAATGGACAATATTGATGTAGACTATGCGAGAGAAAAAGGGATTCATGTAATCAATACCCCTGCGGCTTCGTCAGAATCTGTTGCGGAATTGGTTTTTGCTCATCTATTTTCCGGAGCAAGATTTCTTCAGGACTCCAATAGAAAAATGCCTTTGGTAGGAGATACAGAATTTGCTGGACTTAAAAAAGCATATACCGCCGGTATCGAACTGAGAGGAAAGACCATCGGAATTATCGGTATGGGAAGAATAGGACAGGAGGTTGCAAGAATTGCTCTTGGACTTGGGATGAGAGTAGTTGCTGCAGATAATAATGTAGGAAGAGCAAGTATTAAAGTAAAGTTCTACAACAATCAGTTTATCAATGTAGATATAGAAACAGAATCATTACAGGATGTTTTAAAGCATTCAGACTTTATTACCCTTCATGTTCCGGCTCAGAAAGATGGATATATGATCGGTAAGAATGAGTTTGAAATTATGAAAGATGGAGTAGCCATTGTAAATTGTTCCAGAGGAGGAGTGATTGATGAAACAGCTTTAATCGACGCTTTGGATTCCGGAAAAGTAAAGTTTGCAGGATTGGATGTTTTCATTAATGAACCAACACCGTCTAAAGCGATTCTTAATCATTCTAAAATCTCCTTAACGCCGCATACGGGTGCTTCTACCCTTGAGGCTCAGGACAGGATAGGCCTTTCCCTTGCAGACCAGATTTCAAGTATTTTACAAATGCAGTAG
- the mscL gene encoding large conductance mechanosensitive channel protein MscL → MGFVKEFKEFAFKGNVLDLAVGVIIGAAFGKIVSSLVEDVITPLILNPALKAAGAENIAKLTWNGVAYGNFLSAVISFLCIAMVLFWIIKGANKINKKDAPAPAGPTDDQKLLAEIRDLLKSKNNI, encoded by the coding sequence ATGGGATTTGTTAAGGAATTTAAAGAGTTTGCCTTTAAAGGAAATGTTCTCGATCTGGCTGTCGGTGTAATCATTGGTGCAGCATTTGGTAAAATTGTTTCATCTTTAGTGGAAGATGTTATTACCCCTTTGATATTGAATCCGGCATTAAAGGCTGCTGGTGCAGAAAATATCGCTAAACTTACATGGAATGGTGTTGCCTATGGGAACTTCCTATCTGCAGTAATCAGCTTCCTGTGTATTGCCATGGTTCTTTTCTGGATCATTAAAGGAGCAAATAAAATTAACAAAAAAGATGCTCCGGCTCCTGCAGGACCTACAGACGATCAAAAATTACTGGCAGAGATCCGAGATTTATTGAAAAGTAAAAACAATATATAA